The Spinacia oleracea cultivar Varoflay chromosome 2, BTI_SOV_V1, whole genome shotgun sequence DNA segment cttttttttagtttaggtatgttacttctatagtttatacatgttacttttttttatacggagtagttttaggggagataccttcttagtttaggtatgttacttctatagtttagacatgttacttttttttatataattttagagaaaatactttttttagtttaggtatgttacttctatagtttatacatgttacttttttttatacggggtagttttaggggagataccttcttagtttaggcatgttacttttatagtttagacatgttacttttttttttaataattttagaggaggtatttttttttagtttaggtatgttacttctatagtttagacatgttacttcttttttttatacggagtagttttaggggagctgaggtacctttttagtttaggtatgttacttctatagtttagacatgttactttttttatacggattagttttaggggaggtacctttttagtttatgtattacttctatagtttagacatgttactttttttatatataattttagatgaggtacttttttagtttaggtatgttacttctatagtttagacatgttacttttttttatacggaatagttttaggggaggtacatttttagtttaggtatgttacttctatagtttagacatgctACTCTTTTTATAtgattttagaggaggtacttttttagtttaggtatgttacttctatagtttagatctattactttttttatatatatagtttTAGAGGatgtacgctattggtttcgcgctcgtcacaccatcaagttgatggtgtgactggtctcacaggagacgcacCGTATTGATGTgaatatttgactaaaatattactaaAATTGTGATATATTTTATAACCCTGTAATTTCTTTCCATACAAAAACAGTTTATACAAAattagataaaataaaataaaataactatgTTGATATGCTTAATAggttaatttgaccaaaatgttGATTAAATATATTCTCTATTATTGATGTgaatatttgactaaaatattatcaAAATCGTGATATATTTTATAACCCTGTAGTTTCTTTCCATACAAAAACAGTTTATACAAAagtagataaaataaaataaaataaaataactatgTTATTTTAGGAAAGGGTCGGATTTTTTGCCGGAAAACTCTGCACCACggagtgacatgtgtcattcatggtgtttgttttagtataatgtattcggaatattaactttttataatttttactttggTAGTATTAGAGTTATTTACATTTTAAGTCGTGTCTTAGAGACTGTGAAAAGTCAAATgagacaattttataaaaatggCGGAATCATATTACAGAAGTTGAGTGCAACTCAGGAAACTAAATAATATCATACTCCGTATCATAGAGATATTATTATATACAAAAGTACAAGATTGTGAAAGATATTTAACTAACGTAAAACAAATATTCACACATACTTGATACTACGTATGAAAGTCAAAGATATCAAACTAACAAGATCATATCACGGCGTATAATCAAGTAGATCATATCAAAAATGATTCTTGATATTATTAATGTATACTCTCTGGGACCAAACGCATATTATATATGAGTAAATTTGTAATCTTATAATTATTTTTAGTAATGGAGCAATCATTTAACGACGGACTAAAATAGTATATGTGGTAAACaaaagagacagagggagtacttacTTAAAAGTTTTACATATAATTGTTGTTTTCTGAGAAGGTAATCACACACACCTTAACAGACAAATCACAAACTAATTAGCGCTTATTGTTTCTCCATCACGCACTAGCTAGGTGCATAGGTTAGAAAATCCGTACATGTAAATATGTAATCATACAATAGAAATTTAAATCTCTAACTTACAAAAAACATTACAAAATGAATCAAATAAAGATTTTCAGTCTAATATTTAACCTACACCTTTTTAAGATGTTATATTAAGAAATGAGTAAATTTTACTTTTATTGAAATAGTTTAACATTGTTCAATTGAGACACGGGTAAGAGTAAGAAAATGGTCCAACAATTTCTTATCTAATGAAGATAAGAAATACGAAGAACAAGAGTTCTCATTGGTGAAAGAGATCCTCTCGTTAGAAATATTCGAAACTTACAAAATACTACTTCTGTTCTTGAAtaattttttacttttattatttatacGTACGATAATTAAGAAACTTTAATGAGTATATAAAGATCAAATAACAAGTgataatatgattagttataaaTGTAAGTGGGTGaaaattaatacggagtattaaaatATGGTACGCGGGTAAGTTGTGGTGGCTGACCGACTCGCATAATAAAATATTGTAAATTGCGTACTGTAGTGTgtcaaataaaaatataaaaataaaatttatacgCTAAAAAAGCTTTGAGAAACAAACTAAAATAGAAAGTATAAAGATTTTTCAGAAAAGGAACACAATAGTAGTGTCATACAACATGGAAATATGGAATGCCAACCTATGACAATTGACAGACTATACACACATAAAGATGAcggaattgaaaacaaaattgtCAGCAATAATATCGTCAACACGGACCGTTAGTACTCCATAATCaaatacgaagtactccgtataaataataaaatgtatCGTTATTCGACGCCCGCATACGCTAAAATCGCTCACGATTTTAACGTGAAAATACACTTTTAACCGAGACACCAGGCTAGAGGGTAAGAGGGGGAGGGGGGTTGAGAGAGAGGTGAGGGAGAGGTGAGGTGAAAAGGGTAAAAAAATGAATGGAGGGGGTAATTTTTTATAAGGGCAATTTTGTACTTTCATTATAAATCATAGGGCGATTTTAGCGTAAGCGGGCGTCTAATAACGATACAAAAAAAGTACGAAGTACTTCGTATTACATACATAATGCATATATAAGCCTAGTTTGATAATGAGTGTATGTTAATTAATAGGAGACGTAGCTCACTGGACGGTGTTATTCTTTTTATATGTTAATCGTTcttcctttaattttttttaatcataaaCAAACTTAATTGTATATTTCATGTAtatactacaagaaattgtactattaacgacgggaaatcccgtcgcgaaaggccaataatcgttgattaacgacgggatttcctgtcgcgaacccgtcataaaagggggccgtcgttaatagaaatcccgtcgtaaatccgtcgtaaaagacatttgcgacggttattcccgtcattgtttggttattttctccgtcgcaaaaggcttttacgacggaatttttgacccgtcgtaattaggttgtcattaaagatacaaattcttataaTGATATATCTTTTTAACACTCTCATAGTCACATGTATTTAGCTCACGAGTCGCATCATCCTCAGTAGAAACAACGTGTATAAATCATACACTTATATTAAAGCTATTTTTTCCCCatttaaatcaaattaaattataaatctcAATAATagagtactccgtatatcatTGGAGGAAAAACCTATTCCCAAAAAATTCGGTCTTAAAAATCATTGGAGTAATTTATACGGGAGTACTAACTACTATACTGTCTCTGTTCCCTTTCAAGTTCCAATATGACATGTGAtgggaaaaaataaaatatgtttAATAATGTGATCTTAAACTAGTTTATACGGGAATACTATAAATTATACTTTATTAATTTGATCTTAAACTAATTTATACGGGAGTACAACTACGGTGTGCAAAAACCGGCCTGGATCGAAAAATGAATCGGACAACAGGAGACAATCCTGGTTCGGTCCGGTCCAAAATCCTTTTAAATCGAGTTTTGGGCTAGACcgattttttcttaaaaaattaaaatataaactattaaaaaattatttcctCATTTTATATGTTGAAAATATTACTACTCCATATATTATATGAGATATTTTAATTAGCTTTTTAAAAAGTTGTTAAacaattacttttctatatatattttttctttttaatcgTATGTTgtagaaaattaaaaaataataaaaataacttaATAAGTCTATAATCAGTCCGTTCTGGATCCGATCCTAGAATAATCGGCTTGGTTTTCAGGCCTTAAATTACCAAAATTCCGGCCTTTGATCCGATACAGGTCCGTCCAGTCCGGGTTTTGACATGTGAACACCcctactatatatatatatatatatatatgttgtaTGAGTTGAAATTCAATGTGCATAACACACATCTATTCTTAGGTCCAATTAGCTAACCCACAAGGCATGTTGATCATAATAATTGCATTCCTTGCCATTCTCTCTTTTGTagtattttctttttttcttgtaACTCCTACAAAAAATGCGAAGTTTAATCCTCCACCAGGACCTAAAGGGATTCCCATCATCGGAAACCTACACCAATACGACACCTCGAAACCACACGTCTACTTCGCCAATCTAGCCAAGATCTACGGCCCGATCTTGAGCTTACGGTTAGGAACCTTACCCGTTGTTGTGGTTCAATCAGCCAAACTCGCGAAGGAGGTCCTTCAAACACAAGACCTCAACTTTTGTAGCAGACCGCCTTTGGTTGGTATCCAAAAGCTAAGTTACAATGGTTTAGACATAGCTTTTGCACCATATGGTGAGTATTTTAGCGAGATAAAGAAAATTAGTGTTGTTCATCTCTTTAACTCTAAGAGAGTGGAATCCATGGCTCCTATTCgggaagaagaagtttctagaaTGATTAAGAAGATATcatctctctcttcttcttcagaaattgttaatttgtctGAATTGTTAATGAGTTTTACAACTTCGAATATTTGTAGAAGTGCTTTTGGTAAGAGGTGCGTACTTAATTCTCTAACTCTTAAGCTCAATTTTCTTATTACCTTGAATACACCATTGTAACTTAGATTTAAAATCGGGTTTTGGATTAGACcgattttccttaaaaaaatataatataactaTATATTTAGAAAATTAATTATTCTTTTAATATGTTGAAAATATTACTCCTTACTATATTAtaacatattttattttaactttaaaAAAGACATTAGACAGTTAGTTATCTATAcacggagtatatattttcttttatacCATATTTTTTAGAAACAAAATATatagaattttttttataactaaTCCATTTCGGTCCGGTTCGAGTTTTGGGTCAATTTTTCTAGTCAGGTTCGGGTCCGGTTCAATTTTTTAACCGGTCATGTTTACGGGCCGGGTCTTTAATTATCAAAATTTTGTCCTTAGTTCGGTTCACGTCTGTCTGATCCAGGTTTGGACCGGTGACACCACTAAACTGAAACCATAATGTATACGTAGTATGATACTCGTATTAATTTAGAAATGCGTGATAAAATCATGCGCCTATATTTGTTTTTAGCGTTTAACTATATTAAATATTATCTTAGTTCCTTTTTCAGCAATAATAAGGGCCCATATATATATTTCCTAaggttttcattttttattttttattttttctgttaggtatgaagatgaagaaggggCAAGGAGCAAATTTCATAGCATGCTAAATGAAGCTCAAGCCTTATTCACAACATTTTTCTTTACCGATTATTTTCCTTCGATTGGATGGCTTGATAATTTAACTGGACAATTCTCAAGACTTAATAAAACATTCAAAGATTTGGATGCATTTTATGAAGAGATCATAAATTACCATCTTGACCCTAACAGGCCAGAATCTGACATTGAGAATTTCACTGAAGTTCTACTACATATCAAGAAAGAGCGCTCTTTTGAGATTACTTTGGATCACATCAAAGCAGTGTTAATGGTATAGTAAtttattcttttctttttttaaggTTAATGGTACATGAAAATCctaaattcttatatgagactgtcctcaccatcaactgatggtgagaccagttcatacttgcgaatttaggtatgttactccTATAgtttagagcatctccaatggttgtagctagggactagcttgaaatttataaaagtttcaagctaatagctagaccattggagtgaaactaataaattagcttggccaagcaaattagcttaaacaagctaatttgctaGACAACTAGCTCTCAaaattgccaaataattaattgacaagtggacAAGTGGgacaaatttaaataataagctAGTTGCTAGCAATTGGAGTACAAATTAGCTAAACAAtaaaatagcttgaaatcttatgtggcataacaagctaattatcaaattagcttactattggagatgctcttagacatgttactttttttataattttagaggatgtattttttttagtttaggtatgttacttctatagtttatacatgttaccattttttacggagtagttttaggggagataccttcttagtttaggtatgttacttctatagtttagacatgttacttttttttttatataattttagaggaggtacttttttttagtttaggtatgttacttctatagtttatacatgttacttttttttatacggagtagttttaggggagataccttcttagtttaggtatgttacttctatagtttagacatgttacttttttttataataattttagaggaggtatttttttttagtttaggtatgttacttatatagtttagatatgttacttctatagtttagacatgttacttttttttacaattttagatgaggtacttttttagtttaggtatgttacttctataatttagacatgttactttttttatacggaatagttttaggggaggtacatttttagtttaggtatatattacttctatagtttagacatgctacttttttttttatataattttagaggaggtacgtacttttttagtttaggtatgttacttctatagtttagatttgttactttttttttttttttttttttatagttttaggggaggtacgctattggtttcgtgctcgtcacaccatcaagttgatggtgtgactggtctcacaggagacgcgctgcaTGAAAATTGATATATAATCAATCCGTCTTCACTTATTTGAAACACTTTCCTTATTCCTTCATTTGAAAAAGTCGATTGATTAAGTTGTCTTAAAACTACGTGTCAGTAAAAAAACGTGCTAAGTAAAAAAGAACGTAAAAATAATTACTAATTTAAAAAGTATATACCAATTAAGGGTGTGTTATATTCATctgatttttatttaatttttatgaatttatcttatctgaatttattagaatttatcaaaacttattttaattataaattatacttaggatgcgttctattcacctgattttcacttattttttctgaaattatcTGAACTAACTGAATTTATCgaaacttattaaaacttatcaaaacttattttagttataagttgtacttggtcaacccttatttttcctgagcttatcttatctgaacttattttcctgaaataagtggaaataaggtgaactaaacagggccttaatcaacccttatttttcctaaacttcatctatctgaatttatctgaactttttttttttttttttttgaaataagtgaaaataaggtgaacagaaaaGAGCCTAGGATCTATTGTTTGTtccatattttttaatatttttttttttttggcagatTATATTTGTAGGGGGAAGTGATACAAGCTTAGCAATCGTAGTTTGGGCTATGACAGAGCTAATGAAAAATCCAAATTCAATGAAAAAAGTACAAGAAGAGCTCAGAAATGCTGCCCAAAACAAGGGCTACATCAACAATAACGACCTCAAAGAGCTTGAATATTTCAAGGCAGTAGTAAAGGAAACATTTAGACTACACCCTGCAGTTCCTTTGCTAGTTGTGCGTGAAACAATCCGAAAAAGTACCGTTCAAGGTTACGATATTCTACCTAAAACGTTAGTATACGTGAATGCGTGGGCTATTGGAAGAGATCCCGAAATTTGGAATGAACCGGagaaattcatgccagaaagaTTTTTAGAAAGCTCGATAGATTACAAAGGATATGACTTCGAATTAATTCCTTTTGGTGCTGGAAGAAGGATATGTCCTGGTTTGCTTCTTGGTGTTGTTAACATGGAACTTGCACTTGCCAATTTGTTGTACTCTTTTGATTGGGAATTGCCTGATGGTTTAAACAAGGAAGATATCGACTTTGATGTGCTACCGGGCATTACTATGCATAAGAAAACTCCACTATGTCTCTTGGCTAAAAAAATTACTTGATTTGTTTGCCTTTCTAAAGTATGAGTTTTGCGATATAGAAGCGTAATATGTCTCTCATATATAACACTGAAATATGTATGTCAGAGGAGGTCATAGTTTAGATAAAGGGTTGCTTTAATATGTAACCATGTTGTAtgttatttgtttttttaataaagtaataaaaacgTCACGTAATTCATATTTTGTTATTTTCCCACCTcattttataatttatattgtaTTTTTACGCTGTGACTcattcccctcaaaaaaaaaaacatgtttaATATGTTCCCTCGATCTATTTGTTTATGAATTATGATCGATGTCTCCCCTTTtcattttgatgtaatttttaatGTGCACACTTGACACTTCTACTTCAATTTAATTATTCTACTTTCACAAGTATATTTAtacattttcattaattttctcCTAATTTATTTACCACTTTTTGTCCCACTAAAAAAAACCACGTTGTTCTACACTCACCTAcatttttcttactttattcacATACATCACACATTGTAATTCATATTTCTTGTACTCACTCACCTTTCCTAAAATAAGATTATACTCCGTACTAAGAGTTTATGATAAATAGCTACATATTTCTTAACAAACAAAGTCCGAAAGAGTTCGTAATGGTAATAAAAATACCAATACATAAAACAATAAAgcaatgggaaaggaaggaagTATAAGATAAGAACCACACTTGTCCATGTTGAACTCTAACATGTTGTATTAGTACAAAGTTACTATGTTATTGGTATATGCATTTGTACGTTCAAAAGTCACAACTAATCACTACCAATAAGTGTTTTGCTTTATTGGTACTAGCAAAATCATTATTGACGACCATCATTACCAAtaggggtgttcatcggtccaaacCCGGACTGGAACGGACCGACCTGAACCGGACCGAAGACCAAAATTATGATAATTCAAGACCCGAAGACCGGACCGATTATGCTTGGACCGAACCGAAAACATCGGTCCAAAACCCGGACCAGACCGATTTGGACCGGTTGTAGACCTATttctatatattatttatttattataaaaattaggataaaaaagaaaaaatatatatataaaaactaTTTGTTTGAGGCCTTTCttggaagctaaaataaaatatatcacaatatagtaatatttacaacataCTAAAGGGgagaattaaatttttatataggttatattatattttattaaggaaaaatcgATCCGGTCCAAAATTGGGTTTTGagccggaccggaccggaccgaagaccgGAAATTGATATTTCTTGACCCGAAGACCGAACCGATTTCCTTCAGTCTGGTCCGGTTCGGTCCATTTTTTCGGTTCGGACCAATTTTTACACACCCCTAATTACCAATAACAAACTGATTTATACTAATAATGAataaaatatactccgtattagcaTAATAATTGGACAAACGTGATTCTCGATTTAGCTAACCTATGAAAAAAATATCTTTGTGCCCACAATATTGTCCCTCGCAAATTTGATGCCCACTCTTACTCTTACTCTCACTCTCAGGCACTTATTCAATTATTGTGTAGAGGACAGAAGAAGACATCTCATCAGAGATCCTCTAATACGGCATGGCGTGCCCAACTATGACAAATAAGACACATAGTCACATAGAGATAACGCAATAGAGGACAATTTGTCATTAATAATATTTCCCCATGTACGTTAATTAACTACTCCATCTGGCACATGTTTAAGTCACTTAGCCACGTCAGTTAGTTAGCTACACAAtaatacatttaaaaaaaaaaaaaaaaaacccatgtAAGATGAAGAGAATTTACTGAACCAGCACCTATCACAATTCACAGGTTAACCAGTCAATCTACATCAAGGGCGGATCTACATAGCGCCAGAGGGGTTCAAAGAGACCCCcattattttccaaaaaaaaaattttaaattgaTATTTAGGTAATTAATTGCGCTCAAAAtagttaaaaaatatatataaattaaCTTACAATAATGACAATGAAATACCTTTGGCTTAATGGTTGCTTGATTAATATTATTCACAAGCAACCTTTCATAAATTAATGGTTGCttgattaatattttttttgtttttttatattatgtttGTCATTCGTTGATCCTCTAAATTCTTCATGTTTTTCCCTTTGTAATTCGTTTTTATTCTTCATCACTTATTCATGATTTTGCTttataaaaacacaaaaaagagatgtgttattttttcttcaaaaagttTTTGGAATTTCCATAAGATTTTTTAGTAATGGAAGTATGTAATACTACACTTTTATAGACTTGTGGTTGCGCGTAAGTTACTTTGAACTTTTTAgaggtctaattaattacttcgtATATAGAATTATAATGCCCCACAAGTATCTTTGTGTGCTATTTGTTCAGTGACAATTATTGTAATAAAGTAAATTTCCTTCGAAGtatgaaaaaattattttttccattttgaattgaaatcgtGCCAAAATTTTGTTGTAACTTGGACTAGGTATTGAGTTTAATTGTTATGATAACCTAAAATTAAAGTTCTTAAATTCTCCACATATTTTATTATGGCGTTTATAATATTTCGACTATTTAAACTTTCAACTTTAACCcactaaaagaaaagaaaatcctAAATTTTTCGTACTCCCATATATAAATTCCTGGATCCGCCCCTGATCTACACATGTATTCGTTTGAGTCATTCCCAAACATTTCGCATTTGATGGGGCTCGACTCTGTGACCTCTAAatcacaaggtgagttcccaataactccaccaacttatgttggttatATAATAACAAAAGATTTGTACAGGGTACATAAGTAGGTCACCATTTTATTCCTTTTATATGTTAATCATTCTTCCTCTTACTTTTTAACACTGAATAAActtatatacgaagtacttcATATGTTATTACAATATGTTTCTTTGTAACGGTCTCATTAAATGTTAACCACATTATTTCTTACAATACAGAAAAGTCACTGGCTCGTGAGTCACAagttgaaataaataaaaatagaaaaaccCTTAGGTCTAATTAGCTACCCATCGGGCATGTTGCTCATAATTAAATACATGAAAATAAAGTGGAAAGAACGTAgccataatatagtaactcgagCATTAACCGTACCCAAAACCTAGCTATTcaattacttcctccgtcccttaatactcgatccagtttgactttttgcactattcacataattcattttgaccctattttaaatctagtatatgaaaacaaatgttagtatataaatatattgttggcttcatcttattatatattttcaaaatattaatacttttgtaagtttttataatgtgtagttaaaaaaatttatggtcaaagttatgcATTGCCAAGCATATCCGGTCAAAACAGATCGAGTATTAAGTGACGGAGGGAGTCTTGATTTAATATTAACTAGTATaacacccgtgcgatgcacgattatAATCTAAACAAAAATTTATATGAGATatggtagacaattatcatcaaaatagagctcaTAGCTATCTTCCAAATTATaactaatgatggataaatttgttattttctATTCGGTGTCATATTTATTAAAACagttaaaacaaataagggtacatttataaatttattttctctctcattcACCTCTTGTGTCAAGAATAAACTTAATGATCTCATCCACCTTTCACTTCGACAGTAATATCCAGTTAATACTTACACAGTCGCCCCATTAACATCATTACCCGACCACTTAACACCTAactaccatttaatttattcagTTAGAGATGACTTGGAGGCGAGGCGAGGCCTGCACAATAATATCCGTGTACAATTCTCATCTTCATCCCCTCCTCCACGGTAGAAACGATACCCATTACTCTCAATTCCCGCCTCGAGAGGTACACAATAAAATTTATCCCTGCTTCATGATTCCCCCTCCGGTGTATCCAGTACCCTAGCCTAAAATAACCCACCCCTTG contains these protein-coding regions:
- the LOC110790716 gene encoding cytochrome P450 83B1 → MLIIIIAFLAILSFVVFSFFLVTPTKNAKFNPPPGPKGIPIIGNLHQYDTSKPHVYFANLAKIYGPILSLRLGTLPVVVVQSAKLAKEVLQTQDLNFCSRPPLVGIQKLSYNGLDIAFAPYGEYFSEIKKISVVHLFNSKRVESMAPIREEEVSRMIKKISSLSSSSEIVNLSELLMSFTTSNICRSAFGKRYEDEEGARSKFHSMLNEAQALFTTFFFTDYFPSIGWLDNLTGQFSRLNKTFKDLDAFYEEIINYHLDPNRPESDIENFTEVLLHIKKERSFEITLDHIKAVLMIIFVGGSDTSLAIVVWAMTELMKNPNSMKKVQEELRNAAQNKGYINNNDLKELEYFKAVVKETFRLHPAVPLLVVRETIRKSTVQGYDILPKTLVYVNAWAIGRDPEIWNEPEKFMPERFLESSIDYKGYDFELIPFGAGRRICPGLLLGVVNMELALANLLYSFDWELPDGLNKEDIDFDVLPGITMHKKTPLCLLAKKIT